In a genomic window of Candidatus Competibacteraceae bacterium:
- a CDS encoding acyl-CoA dehydrogenase encodes MNFQWDDPLLLDQQLTAGERMVRDAAHAYCQERLAPRVQQAFRHESTDPNIFREMGELGLLGPTIPGEYGGAGLNHVSYGLIAREVERVDSGYRSMMSVQSSLVMMPIYTFGTEPQKQKYLPKLATGERIGCFGLTEPNHGSDPGSMITRAKAAPGGYQLSGAKTWISNSPIADTFVVWAKNDAGQIRGFILDKGMKGLSTPVIYGKVGLRASVTGEIVMDEVFVPAENEFPDVSGLKGPFTCLDSARYGIAWGALGAAEDCWHRARQYVLDRRQFGRPLAANQLIQKKLADMQTEITLGLQGCLRLGRMKDEGTAAVEITSLLKRNSCGKALEIARLARDMLGGNGISDEYGVIRHLVNLEVVNTYEGTHDIHALILGRAQTGIAAFSH; translated from the coding sequence ATGAATTTTCAATGGGACGATCCGCTGTTGCTGGATCAGCAACTCACCGCAGGGGAACGGATGGTGCGCGACGCCGCGCACGCTTACTGCCAGGAAAGGCTGGCTCCGCGCGTCCAGCAAGCTTTTCGCCACGAAAGCACCGACCCAAACATCTTCCGCGAGATGGGCGAGCTGGGCCTGCTCGGCCCGACCATCCCCGGCGAGTACGGCGGCGCCGGTCTGAACCATGTCAGCTACGGCCTGATCGCCCGCGAAGTGGAGCGGGTCGATTCCGGCTACCGCTCGATGATGAGCGTGCAATCCTCGCTGGTCATGATGCCCATCTACACCTTCGGCACTGAACCCCAAAAGCAGAAGTACCTGCCCAAGCTGGCCACCGGCGAACGGATCGGCTGCTTCGGCCTGACCGAACCCAACCACGGCTCCGATCCCGGTTCGATGATCACCCGCGCCAAAGCCGCCCCCGGCGGCTACCAGTTATCCGGCGCCAAGACCTGGATTTCCAACAGTCCCATCGCCGATACGTTCGTGGTCTGGGCCAAGAACGACGCCGGCCAGATTCGCGGCTTCATCCTCGACAAGGGCATGAAGGGCCTCAGCACGCCGGTCATCTACGGCAAGGTCGGCCTGCGCGCCTCCGTCACCGGCGAAATCGTCATGGATGAGGTATTCGTCCCCGCCGAGAACGAATTCCCGGATGTCAGCGGCCTGAAAGGTCCCTTCACCTGCCTCGACTCCGCCCGCTACGGCATCGCCTGGGGCGCGCTGGGGGCGGCCGAGGACTGCTGGCACCGCGCCCGGCAATACGTGCTGGATCGCCGGCAGTTCGGCCGGCCGCTCGCCGCCAACCAGTTGATCCAGAAAAAACTGGCCGACATGCAAACCGAAATCACTCTGGGCCTGCAAGGCTGTCTGCGGCTGGGCCGGATGAAGGACGAAGGCACGGCGGCGGTCGAGATCACCTCGCTCCTGAAACGCAACAGTTGCGGCAAGGCGCTGGAGATCGCCCGCCTGGCCCGCGACATGCTGGGCGGCAACGGCATCTCCGACGAATACGGCGTCATCCGCCATCTGGTCAATCTGGAAGTGGTGAACACCTATGAGGGCACTCACGACATCCACGCCCTCATTCTCGGGCGGGCGCAAACGGGCATCGCCGCTTTTAGCCACTAA
- the msrB gene encoding peptide-methionine (R)-S-oxide reductase MsrB, translated as MSEKISKTEAEWRAQLSAEQFAICRQKGTERAFTGEYHDCHEPGVYRCACCGKALFDSETKFDSGSGWPSFWEPVQPASVATAEDRSLFMRRTEVLCADCGAHLGHVFDDGPRPTGLRYCINSAALKLDKARKPDSA; from the coding sequence ATGAGCGAAAAAATCAGCAAGACCGAGGCCGAATGGCGCGCCCAACTGAGCGCCGAGCAGTTTGCCATTTGCCGCCAAAAAGGCACGGAACGCGCGTTTACCGGCGAATATCACGACTGTCACGAACCGGGCGTTTACCGCTGCGCCTGTTGCGGCAAAGCCCTGTTCGATTCCGAGACCAAGTTCGATTCCGGCAGCGGCTGGCCCAGCTTCTGGGAGCCGGTCCAGCCGGCCAGCGTGGCCACCGCCGAGGATCGCAGCCTGTTCATGCGCCGCACCGAGGTGTTGTGCGCGGATTGCGGCGCGCATTTAGGCCACGTTTTCGACGACGGTCCGCGACCGACCGGCCTGCGCTATTGCATCAATTCGGCGGCTCTGAAGCTGGATAAGGCGCGTAAGCCTGATTCAGCTTGA
- the mepA gene encoding penicillin-insensitive murein endopeptidase, with amino-acid sequence MKVRFSLAVSLLLLASMPARAGNGWSNVAYPLTGRPESIGSTSSGCIVGAATLPLVGDGYQAMRVSRNRYYGHPLLIRFVERLGRYAGAQGGRLLVGDLAQPRGGPMPGGHVSHQVGLDADIWFMQPPRDRVLNRQDIEAFGAPSMIVATEGTLNYANWSPRYRDTLKQAALAPEVDRIFVNAIIKKALCDSETDRRWLSKVRPWWGHDAHFHVRLACPPDSGQCQSQKPFPPGDGCDPDLNNWVRDIVQATLHPKPRKKPRPPSTENLPVACYSVLNSQTAWRQQDSVKLNQAYAPYPASEPPN; translated from the coding sequence ATGAAAGTTCGGTTCAGTCTGGCGGTGTCACTACTATTGCTGGCCTCGATGCCAGCCCGTGCCGGCAACGGCTGGAGTAATGTCGCTTATCCCTTGACGGGACGGCCGGAAAGCATCGGTTCCACCAGCAGCGGCTGCATCGTCGGCGCGGCGACGCTGCCGCTGGTGGGCGACGGCTATCAAGCCATGCGCGTCAGCCGCAACCGCTACTACGGCCATCCGCTGCTGATCCGGTTTGTGGAGCGGCTGGGCCGTTACGCCGGGGCGCAAGGCGGCCGCTTGCTGGTGGGCGACTTGGCGCAACCTCGCGGCGGCCCGATGCCCGGCGGTCATGTCAGCCATCAAGTCGGACTGGACGCCGACATTTGGTTCATGCAACCGCCGCGCGACCGCGTGCTCAACCGCCAGGACATCGAAGCCTTCGGGGCTCCGTCGATGATCGTCGCCACTGAAGGCACCCTTAATTATGCCAACTGGTCGCCGCGCTATCGGGACACCTTGAAACAGGCGGCGCTAGCGCCCGAAGTCGACCGCATTTTCGTCAACGCCATCATCAAAAAGGCCTTGTGCGACAGCGAAACCGACCGACGCTGGCTGAGCAAAGTACGGCCCTGGTGGGGGCACGACGCGCATTTTCACGTCCGGCTGGCCTGTCCCCCCGATTCTGGCCAATGCCAGTCGCAGAAACCGTTCCCGCCCGGCGACGGCTGCGATCCCGACCTGAACAATTGGGTCCGGGATATCGTACAGGCGACCCTTCATCCCAAGCCGCGCAAGAAACCCAGGCCGCCATCCACGGAAAATTTACCCGTCGCTTGCTATTCGGTGCTGAACAGTCAAACGGCGTGGCGACAGCAAGATTCGGTCAAGCTGAATCAGGCTTACGCGCCTTATCCAGCTTCAGAGCCGCCGAATTGA
- a CDS encoding integron integrase: protein MVAPSAVKPRSPQAIGTPQKSEVGRTAPGAAEGEPNRRPAEKPRIGIDPTPAASSADPARQPEGATVPFSRPSPPAPVHRFTRQETDTADGAPSLPAKFIPARSRRESAHPVGSDSTGACWMWVYDGLSSAIKVRHYSSKTLEAYQIWTRKFQTFTRSKNPRSLSMEDVKGFLSFLATHRKIAASSQNQAFNALLFLFKHVLEKEFGKVEGVVRAKRKPYIPTVLSREEVDRIVARLDMPYALVAKLLYGCGLRLFECLKLRVQDLNFAMRVLTVHDGKGQKDRTVPLPEALVVELRTQLDEAVRVHEADLAAGYAGTFLPAALGEKYPRAAKELGWQWLFPATTLTRAPDSGDLRRAHLHETRVQKAIKDAVRRSRILKRASAHTFRHSFASHLLQANYDIRTIQELLGHSDVRTTMIYTHTVRSVTLKEAKSPLDF, encoded by the coding sequence ATGGTTGCTCCGTCCGCCGTCAAACCGCGTTCGCCACAGGCTATCGGGACCCCGCAAAAGAGCGAGGTCGGCCGCACCGCACCCGGCGCAGCGGAGGGCGAACCCAACCGCCGGCCAGCGGAAAAACCTCGGATTGGGATAGATCCCACCCCAGCAGCTTCGTCAGCCGACCCCGCCCGGCAACCCGAAGGAGCAACGGTGCCGTTTTCTCGCCCGTCACCACCGGCACCCGTTCACCGCTTTACCCGGCAAGAAACGGATACGGCGGACGGCGCGCCGAGCCTTCCCGCAAAATTCATCCCGGCGCGCTCGCGAAGGGAATCAGCGCATCCCGTTGGATCTGACTCGACCGGAGCCTGCTGGATGTGGGTTTACGATGGGCTGTCTTCAGCGATCAAGGTCCGGCATTACTCCTCCAAGACTTTGGAAGCCTATCAAATCTGGACCCGAAAATTTCAGACCTTCACCCGCAGCAAAAACCCACGATCACTTTCGATGGAGGACGTCAAGGGTTTCTTGAGCTTTTTGGCGACCCACAGAAAGATCGCGGCCTCCAGCCAAAACCAGGCGTTCAATGCGCTGCTGTTTCTCTTCAAACACGTGCTTGAAAAGGAATTCGGAAAGGTCGAAGGCGTAGTCAGAGCCAAACGCAAGCCTTATATCCCCACCGTGCTGTCGCGAGAGGAAGTGGATCGCATCGTCGCTCGGCTCGATATGCCGTATGCGCTGGTGGCGAAATTGCTGTACGGGTGCGGCCTGCGCCTGTTCGAGTGCTTGAAGCTGCGCGTGCAGGACTTGAATTTTGCCATGCGGGTGCTGACCGTGCACGACGGCAAAGGTCAAAAAGACCGTACGGTGCCACTGCCAGAGGCGCTGGTGGTCGAGCTAAGAACACAACTGGACGAAGCGGTGCGAGTGCATGAAGCGGATTTGGCCGCCGGCTACGCGGGGACGTTCTTGCCGGCCGCGCTAGGGGAGAAGTACCCGCGCGCCGCCAAGGAACTTGGATGGCAGTGGCTGTTTCCGGCCACGACGTTGACTCGCGCGCCCGACAGCGGCGATCTTCGGCGCGCTCATTTGCACGAAACGCGGGTGCAAAAAGCCATCAAAGACGCGGTGCGCCGCTCCAGGATTCTCAAACGCGCCTCCGCGCACACCTTTCGTCATAGCTTCGCCAGCCATTTGTTACAAGCCAACTACGACATTCGCACGATCCAGGAGTTGCTGGGGCACAGCGACGTCCGCACCACGATGATTTATACCCATACCGTCAGAAGCGTCACGCTGAAGGAAGCCAAAAGCCCGCTCGATTTCTAG